The window CTTGATGATGATGGAAGGGGATGTGGTGGAAGTAAAACATAAAACTGTAAAAGTATTATTGCCATCCCTCGGATTTGCAATGACCGCTGAAATAGAAAAAGCAAACCTGGCGAAATAGTCAATCAATATGAAAGAGCATAAAATTGCCATCATCGGCCTGGGCTATGTAGGCCTTCCACTGGCTGTGGAATTTGCAAAGAAATACCCGGTGGTTGGTTTTGATATCAAAGAAAAACGGATAGAGGACCTGCGCGGGGGGAATGATTGTACACTGGAAACCAGCCCTGATGAGCTGCAGGAAGTATTAAAAGAAGAGAATGATGATCTGCCGGGCCTGTTTGTTACCTGTCAGCCTGAAATGCTATGGAGCGTCAATATATACATCGTTACCGTGCCCACACCTGTTGATAAATATAACAGGCCCGACCTTACTCCTTTAAGAAAGTCGAGCGCCACGGTTGGCAGAGTGTTAAGAAAAGGCGATATAGTGGTGTATGAGTCTACTGTATACCCGGGCGTTACCGAGGAAGAGTGTGTGCCGGTGCTGGAAAATGTGTCGGGCCTTATCTTCAACAAGGATTTTTATGTAGGCTATTCCCCCGAACGTATTAATCCCGGCGATAAAGAGCATACCGTTACCAAAATAAAAAAGGTTACTTCCGGCTCCACGCCCGAGTCTGCCCAGGTCATCAACGAGCTCTATGCCAGCATCATTACTGCCGGCACCCACCTGGCCCCTTCTATAAAAGTGGCGGAAGCCGCGAAAGTCATAGAGAATGCCCAGCGCGATATCAACATTGCTTTCATCAATGAACTGGCCAAGATATTCAATTGCCTGAACATTGATACCGGCGATGTGCTGGCCGCAGCAGCTACCAAATGGAATTTCCTTCCCTTTAAGCCGGGCCTGGTAGGCGGGCATTGTATAGGCGTAGATCCTTATTACCTGGCGCAAAAAGCCCTCGAAGCAGGCTATCATCCGGAAATCATCCTGGCCGGCCGCAGGCTCAACGATGGCATGGGCGCCTATGTAGCAAGCGAAGTGATAAAAATGATGGTCAGAAAAGGCATACCAGTGGCAGGCAGTAAGGCATTGGTGATGGGTATCACGTTTAAAGAAAATTGTCCGGATGTAAGAAATACCAAAGTGATTGATATTATAAAGTACCTGAAGGGATACCATATTCATGTGGATGTTTATGATCCCTGGGCCGATCCCATAGAAGTGCAACATGAATATTGCATCAGCACCCTGCGCGAACTGCCCGCCGGCAATAACTATGATGCAGTCATTGTAACAGTGGCCCACCAGCAGTTCACCTACGAAATG of the Paraflavitalea devenefica genome contains:
- a CDS encoding nucleotide sugar dehydrogenase, with the translated sequence MKEHKIAIIGLGYVGLPLAVEFAKKYPVVGFDIKEKRIEDLRGGNDCTLETSPDELQEVLKEENDDLPGLFVTCQPEMLWSVNIYIVTVPTPVDKYNRPDLTPLRKSSATVGRVLRKGDIVVYESTVYPGVTEEECVPVLENVSGLIFNKDFYVGYSPERINPGDKEHTVTKIKKVTSGSTPESAQVINELYASIITAGTHLAPSIKVAEAAKVIENAQRDINIAFINELAKIFNCLNIDTGDVLAAAATKWNFLPFKPGLVGGHCIGVDPYYLAQKALEAGYHPEIILAGRRLNDGMGAYVASEVIKMMVRKGIPVAGSKALVMGITFKENCPDVRNTKVIDIIKYLKGYHIHVDVYDPWADPIEVQHEYCISTLRELPAGNNYDAVIVTVAHQQFTYEMIRKISNGRNILFDVKSVLDKELVDARL